In the genome of Desulfuromonas sp. DDH964, one region contains:
- the ileS gene encoding isoleucine--tRNA ligase, which produces MDYKETLNLPVTDFPMRANLPQREPAMLQRWQELGLNDKLEGADAGRPTFILHDGPPYANGHIHIGHALNKILKDIVVKSKRMQGYYAPYVPGWDCHGLPIELKVDQELGEKKRGMSKAQIRKECRRYAQNWITTQSEEFQRLGIFGDWQHPYLTMTTRYEAATARELARFAERGGLYKGKKPVHWCPSCVTALAEAEVEYDDHTSPSIYVKFPFVDTLPAELAELAGQKLSFVIWTTTPWTIPANLAVCLHPELPYVVIETGGELLVMAEGLYQQVLGKLGISDFTLRATFQAPIFEKLRCKHPLFARDSLLVLGDYVTLEAGTGCVHTAPGHGQDDYLTGLRYGLEIYNPVDDYGRYRDDVEFFAGLNVQKEANAAVSARLKEVGALLGEGKVSHSYPHCWRCKKPIIFRATEQWFIAMEANDLRGKALKHINDVQWIPHWGRERIYNMIENRPDWCISRQRTWGVPITVVYCKKCGEAIADGKLMHHIANLFEEGGSDIWFEREAKELLPAGTSCPKCGHDDFDKEQDILDVWFDSGVSHAAVLETTPKLHSPADIYLEGSDQHRGWFHSSLLACVGTRDAAPYKAVLTHGFVLDENGRPMSKSMGNVVAPEKVIQKFGAEVLRLWVATQDYRNDTRVGDQILQQVSEAYRRIRNTARYILGNLHGFDPSADSVPDGDLLEIDRWALSRLEGLVKRVEKSYNDYEFHVLYHAVHNFCSVDLSAFYLDVLKDRLYISPAKSLARRSAQTAMYRILDALTRLIAPVLSFTADEIWQELPGEREESVHLAAFPAFEAALFDADLEGRYSKLLAVRSDVSKALELARAEKRIGHSLDARVLLAAPAGPWRELIEAYQGELATLCIVSQAELVDELPDGGAGEEVAGLRIKVEKAQGEKCERCWNYATTIGESDQHPTVCHRCREALV; this is translated from the coding sequence ATGGATTACAAAGAGACCCTCAATCTCCCCGTCACCGACTTTCCGATGCGCGCCAACCTGCCGCAACGGGAACCGGCGATGCTGCAGCGCTGGCAGGAATTGGGGCTCAACGACAAGCTCGAGGGGGCCGACGCCGGTCGCCCCACCTTCATCCTTCATGACGGTCCCCCTTACGCCAACGGCCATATCCATATCGGTCACGCGCTCAACAAGATCCTCAAGGACATCGTCGTCAAGAGCAAGCGCATGCAGGGGTATTACGCCCCCTACGTGCCGGGCTGGGACTGCCACGGTCTCCCCATCGAGCTCAAGGTCGACCAGGAACTCGGCGAGAAAAAGCGCGGGATGAGCAAAGCGCAGATCCGCAAGGAGTGCCGCCGCTACGCCCAGAACTGGATCACCACCCAGAGCGAGGAGTTCCAGCGCCTCGGTATCTTCGGCGACTGGCAGCACCCCTACCTGACGATGACGACCCGCTACGAGGCGGCGACCGCCCGCGAGCTGGCCCGCTTTGCCGAGCGCGGCGGGCTCTACAAGGGGAAGAAACCGGTCCACTGGTGCCCCTCCTGCGTCACCGCCCTGGCCGAGGCCGAGGTCGAGTACGATGACCACACCTCGCCGTCGATCTACGTCAAGTTTCCCTTCGTTGACACCCTGCCGGCCGAACTGGCGGAGTTGGCCGGGCAAAAGCTCTCCTTCGTGATCTGGACCACCACCCCCTGGACGATCCCGGCCAACCTCGCGGTCTGCCTCCACCCGGAGCTCCCCTACGTCGTCATCGAGACCGGCGGTGAGCTGCTGGTGATGGCCGAAGGGCTCTACCAGCAGGTCCTCGGCAAGCTCGGGATCAGCGACTTCACCCTGCGCGCCACCTTCCAGGCCCCGATCTTCGAGAAGCTGCGCTGCAAACACCCCCTCTTTGCGCGCGACTCCCTCCTCGTCCTCGGCGACTACGTCACCCTCGAAGCCGGCACCGGCTGCGTCCACACCGCCCCCGGCCACGGCCAGGACGACTACCTCACCGGCCTGCGCTACGGCCTGGAGATCTACAACCCGGTCGACGATTACGGCCGCTACCGCGACGACGTCGAGTTCTTCGCCGGCCTCAACGTGCAGAAGGAGGCCAACGCCGCCGTCAGCGCCAGGCTGAAGGAGGTCGGGGCGCTGCTCGGCGAGGGGAAGGTCTCCCACAGCTACCCGCACTGCTGGCGCTGCAAGAAACCGATCATCTTCCGCGCCACCGAGCAGTGGTTCATCGCCATGGAGGCGAACGACCTGCGCGGCAAGGCCCTCAAGCACATCAACGACGTGCAGTGGATTCCCCACTGGGGCCGCGAGCGCATCTACAACATGATCGAAAACCGCCCCGACTGGTGCATCAGCCGCCAGCGCACCTGGGGGGTGCCGATCACCGTCGTCTACTGCAAAAAGTGCGGCGAAGCGATCGCCGACGGCAAGCTGATGCACCACATCGCCAACCTCTTCGAAGAGGGCGGCAGCGACATCTGGTTCGAGCGCGAGGCCAAAGAGCTGCTGCCGGCGGGGACCAGCTGTCCCAAGTGCGGCCACGACGACTTCGACAAGGAGCAGGACATCCTCGACGTCTGGTTCGATTCGGGGGTCTCCCACGCCGCCGTGCTTGAGACCACGCCCAAGCTCCACAGCCCCGCCGACATCTACCTGGAAGGGAGCGACCAGCACCGCGGCTGGTTCCATTCGAGCCTTTTGGCCTGTGTCGGCACCCGCGACGCCGCCCCCTACAAGGCGGTGCTGACCCACGGCTTCGTCCTCGACGAGAACGGCCGGCCGATGTCGAAATCGATGGGGAACGTCGTCGCCCCGGAGAAGGTGATCCAGAAATTCGGCGCCGAGGTGCTGCGCCTCTGGGTCGCCACCCAGGACTACCGCAACGACACCCGCGTCGGCGACCAGATCCTGCAGCAGGTCTCCGAGGCCTACCGGCGCATCCGCAATACCGCCCGCTACATTCTCGGCAACCTGCACGGCTTCGACCCGAGCGCCGACTCGGTCCCCGACGGCGACCTGCTCGAGATCGATCGCTGGGCCCTCTCCAGACTGGAAGGGCTGGTCAAGCGGGTCGAGAAGTCCTACAACGACTACGAGTTCCACGTCCTCTACCACGCGGTCCACAACTTCTGCAGCGTCGACCTCTCGGCCTTTTACCTCGACGTCCTCAAGGACCGCCTCTACATCTCGCCGGCCAAGAGCCTGGCCCGACGAAGCGCCCAGACCGCCATGTACCGCATCCTCGATGCGCTGACGCGGCTGATCGCCCCGGTCCTCTCCTTCACCGCCGACGAGATCTGGCAGGAACTGCCCGGCGAGCGGGAGGAGAGCGTCCACCTCGCCGCCTTCCCGGCCTTCGAGGCGGCCCTCTTCGACGCCGATCTGGAGGGGCGCTACAGCAAGCTCCTCGCCGTCCGCTCCGATGTCTCCAAGGCGCTGGAACTGGCCCGCGCCGAGAAGCGCATCGGCCACTCCCTCGACGCGCGGGTGCTGCTCGCCGCGCCGGCCGGCCCCTGGCGCGAACTGATCGAAGCCTACCAGGGGGAACTTGCGACCCTCTGCATCGTCTCCCAGGCGGAACTGGTCGATGAACTTCCCGACGGCGGCGCCGGCGAAGAGGTGGCGGGGCTGCGCATCAAGGTCGAGAAGGCCCAGGGCGAGAAGTGCGAACGCTGCTGGAACTACGCCACCACCATCGGCGAGAGCGACCAGCACCCAACCGTCTGCCACCGCTGCCGCGAAGCGCTGGTCTGA
- a CDS encoding hydrogen-dependent growth transcriptional repressor, with amino-acid sequence MGRPVENPKKYIISCRINDDEMQVLQDLARRADTSISTLLRRSLDLLQQESGAEFRLSA; translated from the coding sequence ATGGGCCGACCGGTGGAAAACCCCAAAAAGTACATCATCTCCTGCCGTATCAATGATGACGAAATGCAGGTGCTGCAGGACCTGGCCAGACGTGCCGACACCAGCATCTCGACCCTGTTGCGGCGCAGCCTCGACCTCCTCCAGCAGGAGAGTGGCGCCGAGTTCCGGCTCAGCGCCTGA
- the nhaA gene encoding Na+/H+ antiporter NhaA: protein MPVRLSNLLRPFEDFFKSQVAGGIVLLGATLIALLLANSSWSGYYHHFWEMELTVGFDHFGLTRSLHHWINDGLMAVFFFVVGLEIKRELLAGELASLRNATLPIAAALGGMLLPALIYLLLAPNPPAVAGWGIPMATDIAFALGIIALLGDRIPRSLAIFLTALAIVDDLGAVLVIALFYTKELALLPLAIALLGLLVLVAGNRFSLQNPNFFALVGFCLWLALLKSGIHASIAGVLIGATIPVRPRHSKEEFLQRVQKLLDRFRSFESIEGPFHNESRLGTLLALEHVCHDAMSPLQRMEHVMSRWVIFGVMPLFALANAGIPLSLGDLQAAVSNPVTHGVVCGLLIGKPLGIFTFSWLAVRLKLADLPRGTRWIDILGIGILGGIGFTMSLFISNLAFELPGQVEDAKVGIFSASLLAGAIGYLLLSRRHQSSP from the coding sequence ATGCCGGTCCGCCTTTCCAACCTGCTGCGTCCCTTCGAGGATTTTTTCAAAAGCCAGGTGGCCGGGGGAATCGTTCTCCTCGGCGCCACCCTCATCGCCCTGCTCCTCGCCAACTCCAGCTGGAGCGGCTATTACCACCATTTCTGGGAAATGGAACTGACGGTCGGCTTCGATCACTTCGGCCTGACCAGGAGCCTGCATCACTGGATCAATGACGGCCTGATGGCGGTCTTCTTTTTCGTCGTCGGCCTCGAAATCAAACGGGAACTGCTGGCGGGGGAACTCGCCAGCCTGCGCAACGCGACCCTTCCCATTGCCGCCGCCCTCGGCGGCATGCTGCTGCCGGCGCTGATCTACCTCCTCCTCGCGCCCAATCCCCCCGCCGTTGCCGGTTGGGGGATTCCGATGGCGACGGACATCGCCTTCGCCCTCGGCATCATCGCCCTGCTCGGCGACCGCATCCCCCGTTCCCTCGCCATCTTTTTGACCGCCCTGGCCATTGTCGACGACCTCGGCGCGGTCCTGGTCATTGCCCTCTTCTACACCAAGGAGCTCGCCCTGCTGCCCCTGGCGATCGCCCTGCTCGGGCTGCTGGTGCTGGTCGCCGGCAACCGCTTCAGCCTGCAGAATCCCAACTTCTTCGCCCTGGTCGGATTCTGCTTGTGGCTCGCCCTCCTTAAATCCGGGATTCACGCCTCCATCGCCGGGGTCCTGATCGGCGCCACCATCCCGGTCCGGCCGCGCCATTCCAAGGAGGAGTTCCTCCAGCGGGTGCAGAAACTGCTCGATCGCTTTCGCAGCTTCGAATCGATTGAAGGTCCCTTTCACAACGAATCGCGCCTCGGCACCCTGCTCGCCCTGGAACATGTCTGTCACGACGCCATGAGCCCGTTGCAGCGGATGGAACACGTCATGAGCCGCTGGGTGATTTTCGGCGTCATGCCCCTCTTCGCCCTCGCCAATGCCGGGATTCCCCTCAGCCTCGGCGACCTCCAGGCCGCCGTCAGCAACCCGGTCACCCACGGCGTCGTCTGCGGCCTGCTCATCGGCAAGCCCCTCGGCATCTTCACCTTCTCCTGGCTGGCGGTGCGGCTGAAGCTCGCCGACCTCCCCCGCGGCACCCGCTGGATTGACATTCTCGGCATCGGGATTCTCGGCGGCATCGGCTTCACCATGAGTCTCTTCATCTCCAACCTCGCCTTCGAACTCCCCGGCCAGGTCGAAGACGCCAAGGTCGGCATCTTCAGCGCCTCGCTGCTGGCCGGCGCCATCGGCTACCTCCTGCTCAGCCGGCGCCACCAGAGTTCGCCGTAA
- a CDS encoding NADP-dependent glyceraldehyde-3-phosphate dehydrogenase encodes MDTLPQRIDRLFPTAGQIPEAYRLPPLEQDEYLINGELRHWPGPYGEARSPVWLETPLGASPVVIGHYPLLDEAEALAALVAARDAYGQGRGPWPTMAVADRIRHVQDFLVRFREVREDVVRLVMWEVGKSAADAGKEFDRTASYIADTIEALKDLDRSSSRLVIEEGIIAQTRRGPLGVVLCMGPFNYPLNETFTTLIPALIMGNTVVLKPPRLGILLYRPLLEAFRDCFPPGVINTVYGEGRKVLGPLMATGDVDVLAFIGSARAADALKKAHPAPHRLRGVLGMGAKNPAIVLADADLDLAVQECLLGSLSFNGQRCTALKILFVERSIAAPFVARLATAIGNLSFGMPWQPGVALTPLPEADKPAYLSELVADAIALGAEVCNAAGGRIRHSFFYPALVYPVTPAMRLYHEEQFGPVIPVVPFDRVEEPIRYVVESNFGQQLSLFGSDPQTLAPLIDPLVNQVCRVNLNSQCQRGPDIFPFTGRKGSAEGTLSVSDALRAFSIRTLVAAKEGELNKELIRTITREGRSNFLSTDFLL; translated from the coding sequence ATGGATACGCTGCCGCAACGGATCGACCGACTCTTCCCGACCGCCGGGCAAATCCCCGAAGCCTACCGCCTGCCCCCCCTGGAGCAGGACGAATATCTGATCAACGGCGAGTTGCGCCACTGGCCCGGCCCCTACGGTGAAGCCCGTTCGCCGGTCTGGCTCGAAACCCCGTTGGGGGCGAGCCCGGTCGTCATCGGCCACTACCCGCTCCTCGACGAGGCCGAGGCCCTCGCCGCCCTGGTGGCGGCCCGCGATGCCTACGGCCAGGGGCGCGGTCCCTGGCCGACGATGGCGGTGGCCGACCGCATTCGCCACGTCCAGGACTTCCTGGTCCGCTTCCGGGAAGTGCGCGAGGACGTGGTACGACTGGTCATGTGGGAGGTCGGCAAGAGCGCCGCAGACGCCGGCAAGGAATTCGACCGCACCGCCAGCTACATAGCCGACACCATCGAAGCGCTCAAGGACCTCGACCGCAGCTCCTCGCGGCTGGTGATCGAGGAAGGGATCATCGCCCAGACCCGGCGTGGTCCCCTCGGCGTCGTTCTCTGCATGGGCCCCTTCAACTACCCGCTCAACGAGACCTTCACCACCCTGATCCCGGCCCTGATCATGGGCAACACCGTGGTCCTGAAGCCGCCGCGCCTCGGCATCCTCCTCTACCGGCCGCTCCTCGAAGCGTTTCGCGACTGCTTCCCCCCCGGGGTGATCAATACCGTCTACGGCGAAGGGCGCAAGGTACTCGGTCCGCTGATGGCCACCGGCGACGTCGATGTCCTCGCCTTCATCGGCTCGGCCCGGGCCGCCGACGCCCTGAAAAAGGCCCACCCCGCCCCGCACCGGCTGCGCGGGGTCCTCGGCATGGGGGCCAAGAATCCGGCCATCGTCCTCGCCGACGCCGATCTCGACCTGGCGGTGCAGGAGTGCCTCCTCGGCAGCCTCTCCTTCAACGGCCAGCGCTGCACCGCGCTGAAGATTCTCTTTGTCGAACGCTCCATCGCCGCCCCCTTCGTCGCGCGCCTTGCCACTGCCATCGGCAACCTTTCCTTCGGCATGCCCTGGCAGCCCGGGGTCGCCCTCACTCCGCTGCCGGAAGCCGACAAACCCGCCTATCTCAGCGAACTCGTCGCCGATGCGATCGCCCTGGGGGCCGAAGTCTGCAACGCGGCCGGCGGCCGAATCCGCCACAGTTTCTTCTATCCGGCGCTGGTCTACCCGGTCACCCCGGCCATGCGCCTCTATCATGAAGAGCAGTTCGGCCCGGTAATCCCGGTGGTTCCCTTTGACCGCGTCGAGGAACCGATCCGCTACGTCGTCGAGTCGAACTTCGGCCAGCAGCTCAGCCTCTTCGGCAGCGATCCGCAGACTCTCGCCCCCCTCATCGACCCGCTGGTCAACCAGGTCTGCCGCGTCAACCTCAACAGCCAGTGCCAACGCGGCCCCGATATCTTTCCCTTTACCGGCCGCAAGGGCTCCGCCGAGGGGACGCTCTCGGTCAGCGACGCCCTGCGCGCCTTTTCGATCCGGACCCTGGTCGCCGCCAAGGAGGGCGAACTCAACAAGGAGCTGATCCGCACCATCACCCGGGAAGGGCGGTCGAACTTCCTCTCGACCGACTTTCTACTCTGA
- a CDS encoding endonuclease III domain-containing protein — protein MKAQLLAIFELLQHHFGPRHWWPAESPFEVVIGAILTQNTAWRNVEQAIANLRAADALTPRGILDRELAELEAMIRPAGFFRQKAARLTGFARYLEAHHHGDLPGWLGRPLDQVRAELLRLPGIGPESADAILLYAGQRPSFVVDAYTRRLLGRLGLLRGSESYHQVRSLFMTALPPDTQLFNEFHALIVEECKVYCRTRPRCPSCPLRSRCPAALPG, from the coding sequence GTGAAAGCGCAGCTCCTTGCCATCTTTGAACTGCTGCAACACCACTTCGGCCCCCGCCACTGGTGGCCGGCCGAATCCCCCTTCGAAGTGGTGATCGGCGCCATCCTCACCCAGAACACCGCCTGGCGCAACGTGGAGCAGGCGATCGCCAACCTGCGCGCGGCCGACGCGCTCACCCCGCGAGGGATCCTCGACCGGGAACTGGCCGAGCTTGAAGCGATGATCCGCCCCGCCGGCTTTTTCCGGCAGAAGGCAGCGCGCCTCACCGGTTTTGCCCGCTACCTCGAAGCCCACCACCACGGGGACCTCCCCGGCTGGCTCGGCCGCCCCCTCGACCAGGTGCGGGCCGAGCTGCTGAGGCTGCCCGGCATCGGGCCGGAGAGTGCCGATGCCATCCTCCTCTATGCCGGCCAGCGCCCCTCCTTCGTCGTCGATGCCTATACCCGGCGACTTTTGGGTCGCCTCGGCCTGCTGCGCGGCAGCGAATCCTACCATCAGGTCCGCTCCCTTTTCATGACCGCCCTGCCGCCTGATACGCAGCTTTTCAACGAGTTCCATGCCCTGATCGTCGAAGAGTGCAAGGTCTACTGCCGCACCCGTCCGCGCTGTCCCTCCTGTCCGCTACGGTCCCGCTGTCCCGCCGCCCTCCCCGGCTGA